From a single Tachypleus tridentatus isolate NWPU-2018 chromosome 6, ASM421037v1, whole genome shotgun sequence genomic region:
- the LOC143252439 gene encoding uncharacterized protein LOC143252439 — protein sequence MSDAQSCPDETPLAFSVEIPVLSLSKHSKTMNRELGNRKEKEDKNKSLKKETSPRKVYRHLERRETSHILQMGLDVSTSSSSTSKKTNSEDITQTKSKVPKAGWKTSTFFSRTLSSGELLKNLKKLSVGNETENKSTEAKMLKSKRSLFQKRASSEERPNNPEKEEYEEGGKLQPHNSTSQKSSPCKTFVEQEGIVCKREDLLSIIKPKSGDGLVAEGTSLQPTWSVDSSTTEKSDLLQLTPITLQKRRLNSRKMANKQSPSNDITTEETIENVDLDKAIEETKHEQSPGNEEVVIQIHKEEIQPEHEHATVSWDDGNVLNAILLGDAIEAFLKGSMCGGSGSEKRVSFKKS from the coding sequence ATGTCTGATGCCCAGAGTTGTCCTGATGAGACGCCTCTAGCGTTCAGTGTCGAAATTCCTGTTTTGTCTTTGAGTAAACATTCAAAAACAATGAACAGAGAATTAGGGAATCGGAAAGAAAaggaagacaaaaataaaagtcTTAAGAAAGAAACATCACCTAGGAAAGTTTACCGCCATCTTGAAAGAAGAGAAACTTCGCATATATTACAGATGGGTCTAGATGTCAGCACATCGTCTTCTTCCACGTCTAAGAAAACTAATTCCGAGGATATCACTCAGACAAAGTCAAAGGTTCCGAAAGCTGGTTGGAAAACATCTACGTTTTTTAGTAGAACTCTGTCTTCAGGAgaacttttaaaaaatcttaagaaGTTATCCGTTGgaaatgaaactgaaaacaaatcaaCCGAAGCAAAAATGTTGAAGAGCAAGCGAAGCCTATTTCAGAAAAGGGCCAGTAGTGAGGAAAGGCCAAACAATCCTGAAAAGGAAGAATATGAAGAGGGTGGAAAACTTCAACCCCACAATAGCACATCACAGAAATCTTCCCCTTGTAAGACATTCGTCGAACAAGAAGGGATCGTGTGCAAAAGAGAAGACTTATTGTCCATCATTAAACCTAAATCTGGTGACGGTTTGGTGGCAGAAGGAACTTCCTTACAACCTACATGGTCAGTTGATTCTTCAACTACTGAGAAATCTGATCTTCTCCAACTCACTCCTATCACTTTACAGAAACGACGGTTGAACTCAAGAAAGATGGCGAATAAACAAAGTCCCAGTAACGACATTACGACAGAGGAAACTATCGAAAATGTGGACTTAGACAAAGCCATTGAAGAAACGAAACACGAACAGTCGCCAGGTAATGAGGAAGTGGTTATCCAAATACACAAAGAAGAAATACAACCAGAACATGAACATGCAACAGTATCGTGGGATGACGGGAATGTTCTTAATGCCATCTTGCTTGGAGATGCGATTGAGGCGTTTTTAAAGGGCTCAATGTGCGGTGGAAGTGGTTCTGAAAAACGAGTTTCCTTTAAAAAGTCGTAA